Proteins from a single region of Flavobacterium sp. YJ01:
- a CDS encoding helix-turn-helix domain-containing protein yields the protein MKASKKRSNCPINTSLEIWGDKWSLLIIRDLMFKKQCTYGDFLKSEEKIATNILASRLLILEDNDLITKLNHPDSKAKVLYQLTEKGIELFPVLIEISLWAEKYYEIPEERKIVLEKAKQNKTAFIEKGIRKMKEGL from the coding sequence CCAATAAATACTTCTTTAGAAATCTGGGGAGATAAATGGTCATTATTGATTATCAGAGATTTGATGTTTAAAAAACAATGTACTTACGGCGACTTTTTAAAATCAGAAGAAAAGATTGCGACTAATATTTTAGCCAGCAGGCTTTTAATTTTAGAAGACAATGATTTGATTACTAAACTAAATCATCCAGATAGTAAAGCCAAAGTTTTGTATCAATTAACAGAAAAAGGAATTGAATTGTTTCCTGTATTAATCGAAATCAGTTTGTGGGCTGAGAAATATTACGAAATCCCAGAAGAAAGAAAAATTGTGCTCGAAAAAGCAAAACAAAACAAAACAGCCTTTATAGAAAAAGGAATTAGAAAGATGAAAGAAGGTTTATAA
- a CDS encoding DNA mismatch repair protein, with the protein MKAYQDKINIYSDLYHKTNKKYNSISLLRLLSIFLFLFFIFNYIKTDEILYVILAVLSFAGFIVLMRIHSKLSFQKLLADTLLKINKNEIAFLKREKTSFENGAEFIDFHHPYAYDLDIFGEHSLFQNLNRTASFIGKKTLANLLLHTLPQDSILENQEAVNELKNKIDWRQEFQALAIIGEDSKQSYEAIKYWISFKNNTLPKVLVALSIIFPILFFGLLTSYFITSKTILLSYLTYVFIVNMIILGFATKRIRSEIAKADNIDTIIKQYGLLIEKIENESFQSKKLIRLQEQLNFKNEKASQHLKQLSELFSRMDTISNLFTATLFNGTFLFNLHVLRALLKWKENYASEIDNWISIIGEIETLNSLANLAYNNDDFVFPEINSEHIIEFKNLSHPLLNPATRVGNDTQFYPQSFVILTGSNMSGKSTFLRSLGINMVLSGIGSVVCASEAKVNPLPVLVSMRLSDSLSDSESYFFAEIKRLKQIMDALENQPAFVLLDEILRGTNSDDKRNGTIEVVKKIISKKAIGAIATHDIEVCLTTNEFPEILTNQCFEVEILNNDLHFDYKLRNGICKNKSATFLMQKMKVI; encoded by the coding sequence ATGAAAGCATATCAAGACAAAATCAATATCTATTCAGATTTATATCATAAAACCAACAAAAAATACAACAGTATTAGCCTTTTGAGGTTATTAAGTATTTTCCTTTTTTTGTTTTTTATATTTAATTACATTAAAACAGACGAAATACTTTATGTAATATTAGCTGTTCTATCTTTTGCTGGTTTTATTGTTTTAATGAGAATTCATTCCAAATTATCATTTCAAAAACTCCTCGCTGATACTCTTTTAAAAATCAACAAAAATGAAATTGCTTTCTTAAAAAGAGAAAAGACATCTTTTGAAAACGGAGCTGAATTTATCGATTTTCATCATCCGTATGCATACGATTTGGATATTTTTGGAGAACATTCTTTATTTCAAAATTTAAACAGAACGGCTTCTTTTATCGGAAAAAAAACACTTGCAAATTTATTATTGCATACACTACCTCAAGACTCTATTTTAGAAAATCAAGAAGCAGTAAACGAACTAAAAAACAAAATAGATTGGAGACAAGAATTTCAAGCTTTAGCAATTATTGGCGAAGATTCTAAACAATCTTATGAAGCCATAAAGTATTGGATTTCTTTTAAAAATAATACTTTGCCTAAAGTTTTAGTTGCACTTTCTATAATTTTTCCTATACTCTTTTTCGGACTATTAACTTCTTATTTTATTACTTCAAAAACCATTTTGCTTTCTTACCTAACGTATGTTTTTATTGTCAATATGATTATTCTAGGATTCGCTACAAAAAGAATTCGATCTGAAATTGCAAAGGCAGATAACATCGATACAATTATAAAGCAATATGGTTTATTAATTGAAAAAATCGAGAATGAATCTTTTCAATCAAAAAAGTTAATTCGTTTACAAGAGCAATTAAATTTCAAGAACGAAAAAGCAAGTCAGCATTTAAAACAGCTTTCAGAATTGTTCTCGAGAATGGATACTATAAGTAATTTATTTACAGCTACTTTATTTAACGGAACATTTTTATTTAACCTTCATGTTTTAAGAGCACTTTTAAAATGGAAAGAAAATTATGCTTCTGAAATTGATAACTGGATTTCTATTATTGGAGAAATTGAAACTCTAAATAGTCTTGCTAATTTGGCATATAATAACGACGATTTTGTTTTTCCAGAAATCAATTCAGAACATATTATCGAATTTAAAAATCTAAGTCATCCGTTATTAAATCCAGCAACAAGAGTTGGAAATGACACTCAATTTTACCCGCAATCTTTTGTGATTTTGACAGGTTCGAACATGTCTGGAAAAAGTACGTTTTTAAGAAGTTTAGGCATCAATATGGTATTAAGCGGAATTGGCTCAGTAGTTTGTGCTTCAGAAGCTAAAGTTAATCCACTTCCAGTATTAGTTTCAATGAGATTATCAGATTCTCTCTCAGATTCTGAATCTTACTTTTTTGCTGAAATTAAACGTTTAAAACAGATTATGGATGCTCTTGAAAATCAGCCAGCTTTCGTTTTATTAGATGAGATTTTAAGAGGTACAAATTCTGATGATAAAAGAAACGGAACTATTGAAGTGGTAAAGAAAATAATTTCTAAAAAAGCAATCGGCGCAATCGCCACACATGACATTGAAGTTTGTCTTACTACAAATGAATTTCCCGAAATTCTAACCAATCAATGTTTTGAAGTTGAGATTCTAAACAACGATTTACATTTCGATTATAAACTCCGAAACGGAATTTGTAAAAACAAAAGTGCCACTTTTTTAATGCAGAAAATGAAGGTGATTTAA
- a CDS encoding universal stress protein produces MKKILFPTDFSDAATNAFIHALEFAKVVKAELILLHTFEIPVYDSQFFPENYASIYSSIELAKFEMFKDEIPKLRTIAAERKLDDIVIKHRLMDGDLIYNLKNAVEEDKADFVIMGTNSVSDWTKFFTGSNTESVISGVEVPVLCVPIEAKYKKVKTIGFTTRYREKDKKELKKILKIAKKTDAKVKSLYVKTSNSDVTDEARKEFEREFAAENVEFLVLPSDDVKETILDFVLFKDIDILTTITHKRSFFESIFDSSFSKKITKEVPIPILVMHED; encoded by the coding sequence ATGAAAAAGATATTATTCCCTACCGATTTCTCAGATGCAGCCACAAATGCATTTATCCACGCTTTAGAATTTGCTAAAGTTGTAAAAGCCGAATTGATCTTGCTTCATACATTTGAAATACCGGTTTACGACAGCCAATTCTTTCCAGAGAATTATGCCTCAATATACAGTTCGATTGAACTGGCTAAATTTGAAATGTTTAAAGATGAAATCCCGAAACTTCGAACAATTGCAGCCGAACGCAAATTAGATGATATTGTAATTAAACACCGATTGATGGATGGTGATTTGATCTACAACTTAAAAAATGCGGTTGAAGAAGACAAAGCAGATTTTGTTATTATGGGAACAAATAGCGTTTCTGATTGGACAAAATTCTTTACAGGTTCAAATACAGAATCTGTAATTTCTGGTGTTGAAGTTCCTGTGTTGTGTGTTCCAATTGAGGCTAAATACAAAAAAGTAAAAACAATTGGTTTTACAACACGCTATCGCGAGAAAGACAAAAAAGAGCTTAAAAAAATATTGAAAATCGCAAAAAAGACCGATGCGAAGGTTAAAAGTTTATATGTAAAAACTTCTAATTCTGATGTTACAGACGAAGCAAGAAAAGAATTTGAAAGAGAATTTGCAGCAGAAAATGTAGAATTTTTAGTTTTACCAAGTGACGACGTAAAAGAGACTATTCTTGATTTTGTTCTTTTTAAAGACATTGATATTCTAACCACAATTACGCACAAACGTTCTTTCTTTGAAAGCATTTTCGATTCAAGCTTCAGTAAAAAAATAACAAAAGAAGTTCCAATTCCAATTTTGGTTATGCACGAAGATTAA
- the mnmE gene encoding tRNA uridine-5-carboxymethylaminomethyl(34) synthesis GTPase MnmE gives MINQDSIVALATPSGAGAIAIIRISGADAITIGNSVFKSIKNKDLTKQKTHTLHLGHVIDESKTLDEVLVSVFKGPNSYTGEDTIEISCHGSTYIQQQIIQLLLRKGCRMADAGEFTLRAFLNGKLDLSQAEAVADLISSDNEASHQIAMQQMRGGFSNEIAKLREELLNFASLIELELDFAEEDVEFADRTQFHELLNRIEFVLKRLIDSFAVGNVIKNGIPVAIVGEPNVGKSTLLNALLNEERAIVSDIAGTTRDTIEDELVIGGIGFRFIDTAGIRDTKDVVESIGIKKTFEKIEQAQVVIYLFDGLKFQASSSNFVSEIEQIKNKYPLKPLLIVVNKKDILSADEVENIKSKLENLNAKLLLISAKEKIGVEDLKNELLSFVNTGALRNNETIVTNTRHYDSLLKALDEIQKVKFGLESGLSSDLMALDIREALYQFGLITGQVSNDELLGNIFANFCIGK, from the coding sequence ATGATAAATCAAGATTCTATAGTTGCTTTGGCTACACCTTCGGGCGCTGGAGCTATCGCCATAATTCGAATTTCTGGAGCCGATGCCATAACAATTGGAAATTCGGTTTTTAAATCTATTAAAAATAAAGATTTAACCAAACAGAAAACACATACACTTCATTTAGGGCATGTTATAGACGAAAGTAAAACACTTGATGAAGTTTTAGTTTCTGTTTTTAAAGGACCAAACTCCTACACTGGAGAAGATACAATTGAAATTTCTTGTCACGGTTCGACTTATATTCAGCAACAGATTATTCAATTATTACTTCGAAAAGGCTGTAGAATGGCGGATGCAGGAGAATTTACGCTTCGAGCATTCTTAAACGGAAAGTTAGATTTATCTCAGGCAGAAGCAGTTGCCGATTTGATTTCGTCTGATAATGAAGCTTCTCACCAAATTGCCATGCAGCAAATGCGTGGTGGATTTAGTAATGAAATTGCGAAACTTCGTGAGGAACTTTTAAATTTTGCTTCTTTAATTGAATTGGAGTTGGATTTTGCAGAAGAAGATGTGGAATTTGCAGATAGAACGCAATTTCATGAATTATTGAATCGTATTGAATTTGTTTTAAAACGTTTAATTGATTCATTTGCAGTTGGAAATGTGATCAAAAACGGAATTCCTGTTGCTATTGTCGGTGAACCAAATGTTGGAAAATCGACACTTTTAAATGCTTTATTAAACGAAGAACGTGCGATTGTTTCTGATATTGCAGGAACAACTCGTGATACTATTGAAGATGAATTAGTTATTGGCGGAATTGGATTTAGATTTATTGACACTGCCGGAATTCGTGATACAAAAGATGTTGTAGAAAGCATCGGAATCAAGAAAACTTTTGAAAAAATTGAGCAAGCTCAAGTTGTAATTTATTTATTTGACGGATTAAAATTTCAAGCTTCAAGTTCTAATTTTGTTTCAGAAATCGAACAAATCAAAAACAAATATCCACTTAAACCTTTACTGATTGTTGTCAATAAAAAAGATATTTTATCGGCTGATGAAGTTGAGAATATTAAGAGTAAGTTAGAAAATTTAAATGCAAAATTGCTTTTAATTTCTGCAAAAGAAAAAATAGGAGTAGAGGATTTAAAAAATGAATTATTGTCTTTTGTAAATACAGGAGCGCTTCGTAATAACGAAACAATTGTTACGAATACAAGACATTATGATTCTTTATTAAAAGCTTTAGATGAAATTCAAAAAGTGAAATTTGGTTTAGAATCTGGACTTTCAAGTGATTTAATGGCGCTTGATATTCGTGAGGCTTTATACCAATTCGGTCTTATCACCGGTCAAGTCTCAAATGACGAATTGTTGGGGAATATATTCGCCAATTTTTGCATCGGCAAATAA
- a CDS encoding helix-turn-helix domain-containing protein translates to MSSNIRITKICRFCNNEFTAKTIKTKFCSLTCASKNYKKCSREKKKVLDSQKAESANSAEMEKLKKLAVLSIDESSMLMGFSRRTIYRLISRSELTISKVGSRNFIKRSDIDQFIEGLHKIKKDDETVKEFPGIENCYTISEAQQKFNVSPSALYGILKRQGIRGYSAGKFVYVSKMELDLLFNSKSHG, encoded by the coding sequence ATGAGTTCAAACATTAGGATTACCAAAATCTGCCGGTTCTGTAATAATGAATTTACAGCCAAGACAATTAAGACAAAATTCTGTTCATTAACCTGCGCCAGCAAGAACTACAAAAAGTGCAGCAGAGAAAAGAAGAAAGTACTCGACAGCCAGAAAGCCGAATCGGCAAATAGTGCTGAGATGGAAAAACTTAAAAAGCTTGCAGTTCTCAGTATTGATGAGTCAAGCATGCTTATGGGATTTAGCAGAAGAACTATTTATCGATTGATTTCGAGAAGTGAACTTACCATAAGTAAGGTAGGTTCGAGAAATTTTATTAAGCGTTCCGATATTGACCAGTTTATTGAAGGTCTGCATAAAATTAAAAAAGATGATGAAACTGTTAAAGAGTTTCCGGGAATTGAAAACTGTTATACGATTTCCGAGGCGCAGCAAAAGTTTAATGTTTCTCCTTCCGCATTGTACGGAATATTAAAGAGACAGGGAATTAGAGGATACAGCGCAGGAAAGTTTGTTTACGTTTCCAAGATGGAATTGGATTTATTATTTAATAGTAAGAGCCATGGGTAA